The Pseudarthrobacter defluvii DNA window GGCCTTCCGGCAAACGCGGAAAGCGGCCCATGAGATGGACCGGCACACGCTTGAACAGGTCCTCATCAGTTCCGATCCCACCCTGCGCGCGGTCTTCGCCGAAGATGCGGCAGCATTGATCGGCCTCGTGGTGGCTTTCGTGGGCGTGTTCCTTCACCAGGTGACCGGATCACCGCTGCCGGATGCGATCGGTTCCATTGCCGTCGGCGTGCTGCTCGCCGTCGTCGCGGTGGTCCTGATCGACCGCAACAGGCGCTTCCTGGTGGGACAGGGTGTCACCCCCGACATCGAACGGTCCATGGCCCGCCGTGTGCTGGAGCACCAGGACATTGCCCGGCTTACCTACCTGCACCTGGAATTTGTGGGCCCCCGGAAGCTGTATCTGGTTGCGGCCGTTGACCTCCAGGGGGACCACCCGGAGCACGAGGTTGCCGTGGTCCTGCGGCGGATTGAGCGCGAACTTGAGGACCACGAAACGGTGGAGGAAGCCGTGCTCACCCTGGCCACGATGGACGAGGCAGCGCTGCGTTTTTGAGCGCTGTGGGTTTCTGACGGCATCGTCTTTGACGGAAAGTCTTTGACGGCACGGAAAAACCCCGCCGCTTCAGTGAAGCGGCGGGGTTTTCTTCTGTGCCCTCGATAGGATTCGAACCTACGACCTTCTGCTCCGGAGGCAGACGCTCTATCCCCTGAGCTACGAGGGCAATCCGGATGTCCTGCCGTTCCCGGCGGGACGTCCTAGAGCTTAGCAGGAAGGAGGCCCGCAAGGGAAAACCGCCGCGTGGACCAGCCCGGAAGGCCACGAAGGCTGCCTCAGTATCCCGAAAACGAATCCGTCTGCACCCGGCGGGCGCCGGCGCACCTGGCTGCACGGCGGAGGGCTGCGACACTTGCGGGGGAGCCTGAGACGTAAACGTCCCGCCGGGAAATATCGGGAACGATGGCTGCAAGAGCCTGCCCGTCCAGCCGCCCGTCCAGCCGCCCGTCCAGCCGCCCGTCCGTTCGGCCGCCCGCACCGGAAACTCCGGCGGCGGCAGGGGCAAGGCCCGACGGCGGAACGGACCCGTCCGCCAGCCGCACCAGGACCCGGGCGCCGGAACTCCGCAGTTCCTCCGCATAGGCCACCTCGTCAGCGTTCCTGGCGAGGACCAGAAGCACCGCGTCACGTTTCCGCAGGGAACCGGAGGCCAGCTGCGACATAAAGGGCGTAATGCCGATGCCCGCCGCGATGAGCAGCACAGGCCGGCCCGCGTCGCGCGGGAGGACAAAGTCCCCGCCCACGGCCGTAGCTGCCACTTCGTCACCCGGCCGCAGTGCCAGCAGCGCCTCCTTTGCGGCAGACAACCGCCCGTCCGTCCGCACGCCAAACTTCACCAGGCGCTCGCCGGGGCTGCCCGCCAGGCTGAACACCCGGCGTCGTCCTTTGCCATCCGGCCTGGACTGCGGAAGGTCCAGCTCCATGTACTGCCCCGGGAGGAAACGGACCGGCCGGGCAGGTTCGAAGGAGAACTCGGTGGTGGTCGGAGTAAGGGCCCGGGCACCTGCGAACCGCAGCTTCACTGCGCCGCGCTGGCCCAGCAGGAAGGCCAGCAGGTTGCCCGTGAGCAGCGCCGCCTCAGGCGAGTTGGCAAAGAGGCCCAGGTTCCAGGGAACGGCGAAGAGCACCCCCACCAGAGCGGCCAACGCCAGTTGCTGCCAACGCCGGGGCGGCAGCGTCAGGGGCTCGGTGAGCATGAATCCCACAAAGAACAGCACCGGGCGCTGGGCCAGGGCTTGCCAGACGCCCATCCCGGCCGTCATGCCTGCGCGAAGCAGCTCCAGCGTGATGATGGCCGTGGCCGCCACCGTGAAGACCGAGGCCATCAGCGCCTTGCGCATCCGGTAAACCACCAGCAGCACGCCAGGGACCAGCAGCCACAGCATGGCAGGGGTTGCTGCCCACCACGTGGCGATGTTCAGCCCGGTAAGCCCGGTGGCAAAGGCGCCGGCGGCAGCAGGGTTGAAGATATGCCGCCCCCTCCATGCCAGCGCGTACTTGGAGGCGGAGGCCAGGACACAGGCCAGCGCCACCCCGGCCAGGTCCATGGGCTGGAGGGACGGCCAGAACAGGAAATAGAGCAGCAGTCCGGTGATGAGCGACGACTCCGTGTGGGGCCTGACCCGGAAGAGTGCTGCCAACGCCCGGTTGGAGGCGTAGGTCAGGGCCAGGCAGAGCACCAGGTGCGCCAGCATGTCCGGGATGCCGAAGGTCAGCCAGCCCAGCGCGTCGAGCAGCAGGCTGTAGGCGGCGAGGGCCGCCAGGACCAACAGGACAAGCCGGTACATGGTGAACCGGCCGACGGCAGTGTCCACGCGGCCGGTCAGGGACCGTGCCGGCCGGGCTTGGGGTGCTTCCACGGGGTTCACGAAAACAACATCCCTTCGAATTCGGCGGAGTAGGCGGCACTGCCGTCCGAAAAGACGGTCAGCCACGAGAAGTCGAACGTTTCCTGAAGCGCGGCGCCGGGAACGAAGAACAGCGCCGTGGCGAGCGCGTCAGCCACCATGGCGGTCTCCGCCATGGTCCAGGTGGCGACGGCGGTGCGCACCGGCTGCCCGGTGGTTCCGTCCAGGACGTGGTGCAGTCCGTCGCCCCAGGTGCGGCGGTTGGCAGCGGAAGCGCACAGGGCGCGGCCGTCCAGGTCGACGACGCCGATTGCCAGCGCGGGGTTGTAAGGGTGTTCAAGCGCCACGCTGAGGGGCTCTGTGCCGCGGGCCAGCAGGTCTCCGCTGGCATCGATGACGAATTCGGACACCCCGGCGGCGTCCAGTTCGGCGGCCAGCAGGTCCACCAGCAGCCCTTTTCCGGCGGCACCAATGTCCAGGACCACGGGGGCGCCGGCAGTCAGGACTGTTCCTGACCAGGTGAGGACCGATTCCCACTCGGGCGCCGGGAGGGGCGGGCCGTCCGGCCGGAGCGTATACGCTGCGTCGTAGCCCAGGCGCTCCAGGCTGCCGCCAATCAGCGGAGTCATGGCCCCGCCGGTAAGCCGGTAGAGCAATCTGTACAGCTCACCCAGCGGTGCGGCCTCGTCCGGAAACCCGTACCGCCCCCGTTTTCTTGCGAGTTCCGCAACCAGCGAGTCGGGGCGGAAACGTGACCAGTCGCCGTCGAACTTTTCAACCCTGTCCAGCAGGCGCGTGCGCAGGGACATCGGCAGCGGCAGGGGAGTGCTGACGGCCCACTCAGTGCCGATCCCCTGGAACGAAAAGTCCTCCCAGTCCGTCACCGGCCCGCCTACTGCGCCTCGGACTTGATCTTCTCCACTGCCTGGTTGAAGCCTCCGCTGGTCAGTGAGGAACCGGCAACCTTGGAAACGTTCAGTTCATCGATGTTCTTTCCCACCACCTGGGCGGCGATGCCTCCGGCGAATTCGCCCTGGAATTTGCGGGTGTTCGGATTGGACGGGTGCTGGGTGATCTCCACGTCCGCTACTTTTCCCGCTGCAAGCGTCAGCTGGACGCCCACGGTTTCGGTGCCGTTGGGCGAGACATAGTTGCCGTCGGCGGTGTAGGTGCCGTCTTTGTAGCCGCCTCCGCTGCCGGCAAGGGCGGAAGTCCCGGCGGAGGGGGCGGCGCTTCCGGCTGTGCTGTCCGCGGATGAGGGTGCACAGCCGGCCACGGTTCCTGCCAGGGACAGGCCGGCGATGCCGGCAAAAAGACCGTTGCGGACTGCGTGCCTGGATACAGGAAGGCTTTTAGGGCTGGAGGGTCTCATGAAGGCTCTCGTTTCAGTTTTGGGGCTGTACCGGATCGCGGGGTGTGGAGCAGTGGCTACGGTTTAGTCAACGCCGGATGCGGCCAAATGGTTCACCATATGGCAGGCCTCACTCCTTGCCGTGAAGCCTGACACCCAGGCGGCCAAATTCTTTGCTGTCACTGGCCCCCGGTAGGCTAGAGGGGTGACTCCCGAAGAACTTTCCCTCGCCATATCCGCCTGCCTCAAGGACGCCGTCGCCACCGGTGATATTGCCCTTGCCGCATCAGCCATTCCGGCCGAGGTGCGCGTGGAGCGGCCCAAGAACCGGGAGCACGGCGACTGGGCCACCAACATTGCCCTGCAGCTCGCCAAGCAGGCGGGCACCAACCCCCGTGAATTCGCCACCGTCCTCAGCAGCCGGCTCAAGGCCATCGATGGTGTTTCGGCCGTTGACATCGCAGGCCCGGGCTTCCTGAACATCACCGTGGACGCGGCTGCCGCCGGTGCCCTCGCCAAAGCGATCGTGGAGGCC harbors:
- a CDS encoding cation diffusion facilitator family transporter; the protein is MAETEKRGKSGSTLLTVIIAFAANTLVAAAKSVAAVLTGSASMAAEAAHSWADTGNQVFLFFAERRSARPRDKSHPMGYGREAYVWSMFAAFGLFTAGAVVSIMHGVQQIIEPEPASDFLVAYVVLAVAFVLEGISFAQAFRQTRKAAHEMDRHTLEQVLISSDPTLRAVFAEDAAALIGLVVAFVGVFLHQVTGSPLPDAIGSIAVGVLLAVVAVVLIDRNRRFLVGQGVTPDIERSMARRVLEHQDIARLTYLHLEFVGPRKLYLVAAVDLQGDHPEHEVAVVLRRIERELEDHETVEEAVLTLATMDEAALRF
- a CDS encoding ferredoxin--NADP reductase codes for the protein MNPVEAPQARPARSLTGRVDTAVGRFTMYRLVLLVLAALAAYSLLLDALGWLTFGIPDMLAHLVLCLALTYASNRALAALFRVRPHTESSLITGLLLYFLFWPSLQPMDLAGVALACVLASASKYALAWRGRHIFNPAAAGAFATGLTGLNIATWWAATPAMLWLLVPGVLLVVYRMRKALMASVFTVAATAIITLELLRAGMTAGMGVWQALAQRPVLFFVGFMLTEPLTLPPRRWQQLALAALVGVLFAVPWNLGLFANSPEAALLTGNLLAFLLGQRGAVKLRFAGARALTPTTTEFSFEPARPVRFLPGQYMELDLPQSRPDGKGRRRVFSLAGSPGERLVKFGVRTDGRLSAAKEALLALRPGDEVAATAVGGDFVLPRDAGRPVLLIAAGIGITPFMSQLASGSLRKRDAVLLVLARNADEVAYAEELRSSGARVLVRLADGSVPPSGLAPAAAGVSGAGGRTDGRLDGRLDGRLDGQALAAIVPDISRRDVYVSGSPASVAALRRAARCAGARRVQTDSFSGY
- a CDS encoding FAD:protein FMN transferase, translated to MTDWEDFSFQGIGTEWAVSTPLPLPMSLRTRLLDRVEKFDGDWSRFRPDSLVAELARKRGRYGFPDEAAPLGELYRLLYRLTGGAMTPLIGGSLERLGYDAAYTLRPDGPPLPAPEWESVLTWSGTVLTAGAPVVLDIGAAGKGLLVDLLAAELDAAGVSEFVIDASGDLLARGTEPLSVALEHPYNPALAIGVVDLDGRALCASAANRRTWGDGLHHVLDGTTGQPVRTAVATWTMAETAMVADALATALFFVPGAALQETFDFSWLTVFSDGSAAYSAEFEGMLFS
- a CDS encoding FMN-binding protein; this translates as MRPSSPKSLPVSRHAVRNGLFAGIAGLSLAGTVAGCAPSSADSTAGSAAPSAGTSALAGSGGGYKDGTYTADGNYVSPNGTETVGVQLTLAAGKVADVEITQHPSNPNTRKFQGEFAGGIAAQVVGKNIDELNVSKVAGSSLTSGGFNQAVEKIKSEAQ